One stretch of Nicotiana tabacum cultivar K326 chromosome 18, ASM71507v2, whole genome shotgun sequence DNA includes these proteins:
- the LOC107823080 gene encoding putative E3 ubiquitin-protein ligase XBOS32, which yields MPERYPKTMRFLSLVGNSFGCSASGERLVSAARDGDLQEAKALLEYNPRLVRYSTFGVRNSPLHYSAAQGHHEIVTLLLESGVDINLRNYRGQTALMQACQYGHWEVVQSLILFKANIHRADYLNGGTALHLAALNGHSRCIRLLLADYIPSIPNFCNVMRKRSRNEDSIQEFDDFALHEVINRPADGGITALHMAALNGHVESLQLLLDLGASVTKVTVEDGTTIDLIGAGSTPLHYAACGGNAQCCQLLIARGASLNAENANGWTPLMVARSWHRDGLEEILSARPERQPRPLPSPFLCLPLMSIVKIARECGWRTNDSPSTCLDPCVVCLERKCAVAAEGCFHEFCTRCALYLCSTSSTSTAAHGPPGSIPCPLCRHGIVSFIKLADTTPIIKEAARTSLSLPFCACTADGQEPTTLETPFCKPDLYCSRFSPLGSSFRSLSCQKFPALKFSPGLCMGTSDTSPSLVPITAEREHLTRCSRSSFRRSTSNVEARRWLCSFSQSVETGSSC from the exons GTATTCGACATTTGGTGTTCGAAATTCACCCCTCCATTACTCTGCCGCCCAAGGACATCATGAG ATTGTTACTCTCTTGCTTGAGTCTGGAGTTGACATCAATCTCAGAAACTACCGGGGGCAG ACTGCGTTGATGCAAGCGTGTCAGTATGGTCACTGGGAAGTTGTTCAGAGTCTCATTCTTTTCAAAGCCAAT ATTCATAGGGCTGATTATCTCAATGGAGGTACGGCACTTCATTTAGCTGCTCTGAATGGACATTCCCGATGTATACGGCTTCTCCTTGCTGATTATATTCCAAGCATTCCTAATTTCTGTAATGTCATGAGAAAGAGATCGAGAAATGAGGACTCTATACAAGAATTTGATGACTT TGCACTGCATGAGGTGATCAATAGACCTGCCGATGGTGGCATTACTGCCCTTCATATGGCAGCGCTGAACGGCCATGTTGAAAGTCTGCAGCTACTCTTGGACTTAGGGGCTTCCGTCACTAAGGTTACTGTGGAAGATGGGActacaattgatttgatag GTGCAGGAAGTACACCACTTCATTATGCTGCATGTGGCGGGAATGCTCAGTGTTGTCAG CTTTTAATTGCCAGGGGTGCGAGTCTCAACGCAGAAAATGCGAATGG GTGGACCCCATTGATGGTTGCTCGATCATGGCATAGAGATGGGCTCGAGGAAATTTTAAGTGCTCGTCCAGAAAGGCAACCACGTCCTCTTCCTTCACCGTTCTTATGCCTCCCTCTTATGAGTATAGTGAAGATTGCTAG AGAATGTGGATGGAGAACAAATGATTCGCCATCAACTTGTTTAGATCCTTGTGTTGTTTGTCTGGAAAGGAAGTGTGCAGTCGCTGCAGAGG GTTGTTTTCATGAGTTCTGCACACGCTGTGCGTTGTACCTATGTTCCACCAGCAGCACCTCAACCGCGGCACATGGTCCTCCGGGCTCGATTCCCTGCCCTTTATGCCGACATGGCATCGTTTCATTCATTAAGCTGGCGGATACAACGCCAATCATCAAGGAAGCAGCGAGAACAAGCCTATCATTGCCGTTCTGTGCATGTACAGCTGATGGACAAGAACCAACTACATTGGAAACGCCATTTTGCAAGCCGGATTTATATTGCTCTCGATTCTCCCCACTTGGCTCTTCCTTCCGCTCATTAAGCTGTCAAAAATTCCCGGCCTTGAAATTCAGCCCTGGCCTTTGTATGGGAACGTCGGACACAAGTCCGTCTTTAGTTCCAATAACCGCTGAACGAGAACATCTGACTCGATGTTCAAGATCCAGCTTTAGGCGATCAACGTCAAACGTTGAAGCTAGAAGATGGTTGTGTTCCTTCAGCCAATCTGTAGAAACTGGAAGCAGCTGCTGA